In the genome of Candidatus Methylomirabilis sp., one region contains:
- a CDS encoding RidA family protein, producing MRRQPVETPQAPKAIGPYAQAIRASGIVYTSGQIGLDPATGALVPGGIEAQTRRVLENLKAVLAAAGSSLDRVLRVTVYLTDLGHFQAMNRIFAEFLDAHRPARSTVGVAALPMGALVEMDMIALCD from the coding sequence GTGCGACGCCAGCCGGTCGAGACCCCGCAGGCCCCCAAAGCCATCGGCCCGTACGCGCAGGCGATCCGCGCGAGCGGCATAGTGTACACCTCCGGGCAGATCGGGCTCGACCCGGCCACCGGGGCGCTGGTCCCCGGGGGGATCGAGGCGCAGACCCGCCGGGTCCTGGAGAACCTGAAGGCGGTCCTGGCCGCTGCCGGCTCCTCGCTCGACCGGGTCCTGCGCGTGACCGTGTACCTGACCGACCTCGGCCACTTCCAGGCCATGAACCGGATCTTCGCCGAGTTTCTGGACGCCCACCGGCCCGCCCGCTCCACCGTCGGCGTGGCCGCCCTCCCGATGGGGGCGCTCGTGGAGATGGACATGATCGCCCTCTGCGACTGA
- a CDS encoding response regulator codes for MEELLTLREAAKKLRVAEVTLYRLARQGKLPAIKVGGGWRFKPEVLEAWLAHGGARREARVLVVDDDPVLLDLVRGIVSGAGYTAIPAPDGERAIELLKEEPADLVFLDVLLPATSSLEVFQKAKQLNPRVTVVLMTGYPDHPVVAEAMALGPLMLLRKPFGIPQLTEILGMVFRT; via the coding sequence GTGGAAGAGCTCTTAACGCTCCGGGAGGCCGCCAAGAAGCTCCGTGTGGCCGAGGTCACGCTCTACCGCCTGGCGCGGCAGGGGAAGCTCCCGGCGATCAAGGTCGGGGGCGGGTGGCGGTTCAAGCCCGAGGTCCTCGAGGCCTGGCTCGCGCACGGCGGGGCCCGGCGGGAGGCCCGGGTCCTCGTGGTGGACGACGATCCTGTCCTGCTCGACCTGGTCAGGGGCATCGTGTCGGGAGCCGGCTATACGGCGATCCCCGCCCCCGACGGGGAGCGGGCGATCGAGCTCCTGAAGGAAGAGCCCGCCGACCTCGTGTTCCTGGACGTCCTCCTCCCCGCCACGTCCAGCCTCGAGGTCTTTCAGAAGGCCAAGCAGCTCAACCCCCGCGTCACCGTCGTCCTGATGACCGGCTACCCGGATCATCCGGTGGTGGCCGAGGCGATGGCCCTCGGCCCCCTCATGCTGCTCCGCAAGCCCTTCGGCATCCCCCAGTTGACAGAGATCCTCGGGATGGTGTTCCGCACCTGA